One Mangrovimonas cancribranchiae DNA segment encodes these proteins:
- a CDS encoding polysaccharide biosynthesis tyrosine autokinase, whose translation MAYTEFDDQDFQEKGGMTFDFKGYLFKILNLWKMVLFCVGVALLIAYFINVRKQNIYRLSSLISVENEQNPFFTANTSISFNWGGVSGKMGKTITTLQTRSHNEKVVDSLEYYMTYLIDGKYRKEDIYKKAPFVVMLNRTKPQILGRHLGIRFIDSNTFELFTEFPSSSATAQIYNTKEKLRVSTPQGAFKQKYTIGDVITLPFFNATLQLRTQRDIKPGTVFYIQFSNFDSVVNRYKNRIKVAPFNKSSSSVLQLSLTGTNKAKIVDYLNATSDILSRTELERKNLYASNTIKFIDSSLAIESARLKDVNDEMNNFRKQSKVFNISEEMTETSAKLKTYEKQKDEEYNKLNYLDALEDYLNTKTNYTNIAAPTSVGINEGNILSSVTKITQLAIERQNMEYTTKPDSPLFKDLDRRIDSEKNVLLETINATRKTINIYLGSINKNIAELEARLSDLPEDEQEYLKIQRKLSISQEAYNVYMNKRSEAAIVKAANVSDIVTIDEAKDIGGGLIGPNKSLNYMMALMIGFLTPLFLIFIMYLLDNTIHGSDEVERLSSIPIIGLLGKYRYHNNLVVYEKPKSAVSESFRAIRSSLQFILNKQANSTRGRTIMITSSVSGEGKTFCSINIATVYALSGKKTILLGLDLRKPKIFDDFNLTNDRGMVNYFIGDNTFDEVINHTHIDNLDVVTSGPIPPNPSELLMSDRMSQLITELRDTYDMIILDTPPLGLVTDALELVKYADTSIFMVRLDYTKKGMLQLINAKYRAGEIKNISFVLNFYKHKTNHNYGYGYGYGYGYGYGVYGNAYHTDKPKTLLQKTKAFLKRL comes from the coding sequence ATGGCTTACACTGAATTTGACGACCAAGACTTTCAGGAAAAAGGCGGGATGACCTTTGATTTTAAAGGTTATCTATTTAAAATCCTTAATTTATGGAAGATGGTGTTGTTTTGTGTAGGCGTGGCTTTGTTAATAGCCTACTTTATTAATGTTCGTAAGCAAAACATTTATCGTTTAAGCTCTTTAATCTCTGTCGAAAATGAGCAAAACCCATTTTTTACGGCTAATACCAGTATTTCGTTTAATTGGGGCGGTGTTTCAGGTAAAATGGGAAAAACCATTACCACACTTCAAACACGTAGTCACAACGAGAAAGTTGTCGATTCGTTAGAATATTACATGACCTACTTAATTGATGGAAAATACCGAAAGGAAGATATTTACAAAAAGGCTCCTTTTGTGGTGATGTTAAATCGTACTAAACCTCAAATATTAGGTCGCCATTTGGGTATTCGGTTTATCGATTCTAATACGTTTGAACTGTTTACCGAGTTTCCTTCGTCATCAGCAACAGCACAAATTTATAATACTAAAGAAAAGCTTAGAGTCTCAACGCCACAAGGGGCTTTTAAGCAGAAATATACTATTGGAGATGTAATTACATTGCCTTTTTTTAATGCTACATTACAATTAAGAACGCAAAGAGACATAAAGCCTGGAACGGTATTTTATATTCAGTTTTCAAACTTCGATTCTGTTGTAAATAGGTATAAAAACCGTATAAAAGTAGCGCCGTTTAACAAAAGCTCGTCTTCGGTATTACAACTGTCTTTAACAGGAACTAATAAAGCTAAAATAGTCGATTACCTTAATGCGACGTCCGATATTTTAAGTCGTACCGAGCTAGAACGAAAGAATCTATATGCCTCTAATACCATTAAGTTTATCGATAGTAGTTTAGCTATTGAGAGTGCGCGTTTAAAAGATGTAAACGACGAGATGAACAACTTTAGAAAGCAAAGTAAGGTGTTTAATATTAGCGAGGAAATGACGGAGACGAGCGCTAAATTAAAAACCTACGAAAAGCAAAAAGACGAGGAGTATAATAAGTTAAACTATTTAGATGCTTTAGAAGATTACTTAAACACTAAAACCAATTATACCAATATCGCGGCGCCTACATCGGTAGGTATTAACGAAGGGAACATTCTAAGTAGTGTAACTAAAATTACACAATTGGCTATCGAGCGTCAAAATATGGAGTATACTACAAAGCCAGACTCACCTTTATTTAAAGACTTAGACCGCCGTATTGATTCAGAAAAAAATGTGTTGTTAGAAACCATTAATGCCACTCGAAAAACCATTAATATATACTTAGGGTCTATTAATAAAAACATTGCAGAACTAGAAGCTAGATTAAGTGATTTGCCAGAAGATGAACAAGAGTATTTAAAAATACAACGCAAATTAAGTATTAGTCAAGAAGCCTATAATGTGTATATGAATAAACGCAGTGAAGCGGCAATTGTTAAAGCAGCAAATGTATCAGATATAGTAACCATAGATGAAGCTAAAGATATAGGTGGCGGTTTAATAGGGCCTAATAAATCTTTAAACTACATGATGGCTTTAATGATTGGCTTTTTAACGCCTCTATTCCTCATTTTTATCATGTATCTTTTAGATAATACCATACATGGCTCGGATGAGGTAGAGCGTTTGTCGTCTATTCCTATTATTGGATTGTTAGGTAAATATCGTTACCACAATAATTTGGTGGTTTATGAAAAGCCTAAGTCTGCTGTATCAGAATCGTTTAGAGCTATCCGGTCTAGTTTGCAGTTTATTTTAAACAAACAAGCCAACAGCACTCGTGGACGTACTATTATGATAACCTCATCGGTAAGTGGTGAAGGGAAAACCTTTTGTTCTATTAATATTGCTACAGTCTATGCGCTGTCGGGTAAAAAAACAATTTTATTAGGATTAGATTTACGGAAGCCAAAGATTTTTGACGATTTTAATTTAACAAACGATCGTGGTATGGTAAATTATTTCATTGGCGATAATACGTTTGATGAGGTTATAAATCATACCCATATTGATAATTTAGATGTAGTAACTTCAGGGCCTATTCCGCCAAACCCCTCCGAATTATTAATGAGTGATCGTATGTCGCAACTTATAACCGAGCTACGTGATACTTATGATATGATTATTTTAGATACGCCACCATTAGGATTAGTAACAGACGCTTTAGAATTGGTTAAGTATGCCGACACGTCAATTTTTATGGTGCGTTTAGACTATACCAAAAAAGGTATGTTGCAACTCATTAATGCTAAGTATCGTGCTGGAGAAATTAAAAATATTAGTTTTGTATTAAACTTTTATAAGCATAAAACCAATCATAATTATGGCTATGGTTACGGCTATGGCTATGGTTATGGCTATGGTGTGTACGGAAATGCGTATCATACCGATAAACCTAAAACCCTTTTACAAAAAACTAAAGCATTTTTAAAACGCTTGTAG
- a CDS encoding polysaccharide biosynthesis/export family protein — MKKLGFLFLLLLGIFSTSCIPHKDTLYFVNKANALDSLQTIKEMQKPYRVQINDILTIRVKALDQDNVRILNPIDSPNLNMTSGEKSYYDGFTVDAHGNIRMPTLGYINVLGYTTEEVEELLEEKLLEEQFKETANIFVTVKLAGMRFTVMGEVGSPGTKTLFQEQVNVFEAIANSGEIPVTGNKKEVLIIRQYPQGQKIHHIDLNDVAVMQSPYYYIQPNDIIYVPPLKQKSLGTGETLMQNVATVATLLSLVTTSILLINRL, encoded by the coding sequence ATGAAGAAATTAGGCTTCCTGTTCCTGCTGTTACTAGGAATTTTTTCTACCTCATGTATTCCTCATAAGGATACTTTGTATTTTGTAAACAAAGCAAATGCTTTAGACTCATTGCAAACTATTAAAGAAATGCAGAAGCCTTATCGTGTGCAGATTAATGATATTTTAACTATTCGTGTTAAAGCCTTAGATCAAGATAATGTTCGTATTTTGAACCCTATTGATAGCCCTAATTTAAATATGACTAGTGGTGAAAAATCCTATTACGATGGTTTTACAGTAGATGCTCATGGGAATATACGTATGCCTACTTTAGGATATATTAATGTGTTGGGATATACTACTGAAGAGGTTGAGGAATTACTTGAAGAAAAACTTTTGGAAGAGCAGTTTAAAGAAACCGCTAATATTTTTGTTACTGTTAAATTGGCGGGGATGCGCTTTACTGTTATGGGTGAAGTAGGCAGTCCAGGTACCAAAACCTTATTTCAAGAGCAGGTAAATGTGTTTGAAGCTATTGCGAACTCTGGTGAAATTCCAGTAACTGGCAATAAAAAAGAGGTGCTTATTATACGGCAATATCCACAAGGACAAAAAATACATCATATCGATTTAAACGATGTGGCCGTGATGCAATCGCCGTATTATTATATTCAACCCAACGATATTATTTACGTGCCACCATTAAAGCAAAAGTCTTTAGGAACAGGCGAAACTTTAATGCAAAACGTGGCTACTGTAGCTACGCTTTTATCGTTAGTAACCACATCCATTTTATTGATTAACCGATTATAA
- a CDS encoding class I SAM-dependent methyltransferase — MWYRIKTYLRFLWQSTNQHGVHSPFVYQLVTTCFYDTKPYAAYKALKAYRKQLLKNNTIISVTDLGPGSQQSNTPKRHIATIAKHSGSTLVRTKFLYRLTQYFSFETSLELGTSLGLATQALCLGHKNNHITTIEGCPKLSEIAQENLLQYHKQLTFITGDFSKTLKQISHPTYDMIFFDGNHTKKATLSYFETLLHYTHNDTVFIFDDIYWSKDMTEAWETIKQHPKVTVTIDTYFWGLVFFRTEQAKQHFKIRL; from the coding sequence ATGTGGTATCGCATAAAAACATATCTCCGTTTTTTATGGCAATCTACCAATCAGCATGGTGTACACTCGCCTTTTGTATACCAGCTAGTCACAACGTGTTTTTACGACACCAAACCCTATGCAGCTTATAAAGCTTTAAAAGCTTACAGGAAACAGCTTTTAAAAAACAATACTATTATTTCGGTCACCGATTTAGGACCAGGATCGCAACAAAGCAATACTCCAAAACGACACATCGCTACTATAGCTAAACACTCGGGTTCTACACTAGTGAGAACTAAATTTTTATATCGGTTAACCCAATATTTTTCATTTGAAACGTCTTTAGAACTTGGCACGTCTTTAGGGTTAGCCACTCAAGCCCTTTGCTTAGGACATAAAAACAATCATATTACCACCATTGAAGGTTGTCCAAAATTATCAGAAATAGCGCAAGAAAATCTCCTTCAATATCATAAACAACTCACTTTTATTACAGGCGATTTTTCTAAAACACTCAAACAAATATCACATCCTACCTATGATATGATTTTTTTTGATGGCAACCATACAAAAAAAGCCACCTTATCGTATTTCGAAACCTTACTACACTACACCCACAACGATACCGTATTTATTTTTGATGATATTTATTGGAGCAAAGACATGACCGAAGCTTGGGAAACCATTAAACAACATCCTAAAGTTACTGTAACCATCGACACCTATTTTTGGGGACTTGTTTTTTTTAGAACAGAACAAGCCAAACAACATTTTAAAATTAGGTTATAA
- the secA gene encoding preprotein translocase subunit SecA yields the protein MSFLDSVLKLFVGDKSKQDVKAIMPIVTKIKSFESAMEGLSHDELRAKTEHFKTKIAEARQPFNDTIDTLLKDAEATEDIDKRDEIYQEIDKVKDDIYTATEAVLNDILPEAFAVVKETAKRFANNTTLTVSATTFDRELSGDKTYISLEDDKAIWANSWDAAGKPVTWDMVHYDVQLIGGVAMHQGKIAEMQTGEGKTLVATLPVYLNALAGKGVHLVTVNDYLAKRDSAWMAPIFEFHGLTVDCIDYHKPNSAARKKAYNADITYGTNNEFGFDYLRDNMSHSPDDLVQRPHHYAIVDEVDSVLIDDARTPLIISGPIPKGDHHEFNELKPKVDDIVTVQRKFLTGVLAEAKKLIAEGDTKEGGFQLLRVYRGIPKNKALIKFLSEEGVKQLLQKTENFYMQDNNREMPKVDEALYYVIDEKNNQIELTDKGVDYLSGADDPNFFVMPEIGMEISRIESKNLSKEEEAEAKEDLFRDFGVKSERIHTLNQLLKAYALFEKDIQYVVMDNKVMIVDEQTGRIMDGRRYSDGLHQAIEAKENVKIEAATQTFATVTLQNYFRMYRKLSGMTGTAVTEAGEFWEIYELDVVEIPTNRPIARDDREDLVYKTKREKYNAVIEEVTALSQAGRPVLIGTTSVEISELLGKMLSIRKVPHNVLNAKLHKKEADIVAEAGRPGQVTIATNMAGRGTDIKLSDEVKAAGGLAIIGTERHDSRRVDRQLRGRAGRQGDPGSSQFYVSLEDNLMRLFGSERIAKMMDRMGLEEGEVIQHSMISKSIERAQKKVEENNFGVRKRLLEYDDVMNSQREVVYKRRYHALYGERLRVDLANMIYDTSEAIAETNKAVNDFKNLEFELIRYFSMSSPITEADFSKKSPQDIAGIIYKAAFEHYRTKMTRNAELAFPVIKNVYENQSDKFKRIVVPFTDGVKTLQVVTDLEKAYETEGKQLITDFEKNITLAIIDDSWKTHLRKMDELKQSVQLAVHEQKDPLLIYKFEAFELFKSMIDQVNKDVISFLFKGELPTEDTNAISEAKQTRKKEQLETSKEEIPNMDERAAQNRAAGNTQQQTEPVETIIRDKPKIGRNDRVTIKHVMSGENKTLKYKQAIPLIEKGDWVLIEE from the coding sequence ATGAGTTTTTTAGATTCAGTATTAAAACTGTTTGTCGGCGACAAATCCAAACAAGACGTTAAGGCTATTATGCCTATCGTTACTAAAATAAAATCTTTCGAAAGCGCTATGGAAGGCCTATCTCACGATGAGTTAAGAGCCAAAACCGAGCACTTTAAAACCAAAATTGCAGAAGCTAGACAACCTTTTAATGATACTATAGATACATTATTGAAAGATGCCGAAGCAACTGAAGACATTGATAAACGCGACGAGATTTATCAAGAAATCGACAAGGTTAAAGATGATATTTATACTGCTACGGAGGCCGTTTTAAACGACATCCTTCCTGAAGCTTTTGCAGTAGTTAAAGAAACTGCTAAGCGTTTTGCAAACAATACCACATTAACCGTATCGGCTACAACATTTGACAGAGAATTATCAGGAGATAAAACATATATCTCTTTAGAAGATGATAAAGCCATTTGGGCTAACTCTTGGGATGCTGCCGGTAAACCAGTTACTTGGGATATGGTACACTACGATGTTCAGTTAATTGGTGGTGTTGCTATGCATCAAGGTAAAATTGCCGAAATGCAAACTGGTGAAGGAAAAACCTTAGTGGCTACATTACCTGTTTACCTTAACGCTTTAGCGGGAAAAGGTGTTCACTTAGTTACCGTAAACGATTACCTAGCCAAACGTGATAGCGCATGGATGGCGCCTATTTTTGAATTCCATGGACTAACTGTAGATTGTATAGATTACCACAAGCCTAACTCGGCCGCTCGTAAAAAAGCCTATAATGCCGATATTACTTATGGTACCAACAACGAGTTTGGGTTTGATTACCTACGTGATAATATGTCGCACTCGCCAGACGATTTAGTACAACGTCCACATCACTATGCTATTGTAGATGAGGTCGACTCAGTATTAATCGATGATGCACGTACCCCATTAATTATCTCAGGACCAATCCCTAAAGGCGATCATCACGAATTTAATGAGCTTAAACCAAAAGTAGACGATATTGTTACTGTACAACGCAAGTTTTTAACAGGTGTTTTAGCTGAAGCCAAAAAACTCATCGCCGAAGGCGACACTAAAGAAGGTGGCTTCCAGTTGTTACGTGTGTATCGAGGTATTCCTAAAAACAAAGCGTTAATTAAGTTTTTAAGTGAAGAAGGCGTGAAACAACTCCTTCAAAAAACCGAGAACTTTTACATGCAGGATAACAATCGTGAAATGCCTAAGGTTGATGAAGCCCTGTATTATGTAATTGACGAAAAAAACAATCAAATTGAATTAACCGATAAAGGTGTTGATTACCTTTCTGGCGCAGACGATCCAAATTTCTTTGTTATGCCAGAAATAGGTATGGAAATCTCTCGCATAGAAAGCAAAAATTTATCTAAAGAAGAAGAAGCCGAAGCTAAAGAAGACTTATTCCGTGATTTTGGTGTAAAATCAGAACGTATTCACACGCTTAACCAATTGCTTAAGGCCTACGCCCTATTTGAAAAAGACATTCAATATGTGGTTATGGACAATAAAGTTATGATTGTTGATGAGCAAACGGGTCGTATTATGGATGGGCGTCGTTATAGCGATGGCTTACACCAAGCTATCGAAGCCAAAGAAAATGTAAAAATTGAAGCTGCGACCCAAACCTTTGCCACGGTAACCTTACAGAATTACTTTAGAATGTACCGTAAACTGTCTGGTATGACAGGTACAGCTGTTACCGAAGCTGGCGAATTCTGGGAAATTTACGAATTAGATGTGGTAGAAATCCCTACTAACAGACCTATTGCTCGTGATGATCGTGAAGATTTAGTATACAAAACCAAACGCGAAAAATACAATGCTGTTATAGAAGAAGTTACTGCACTATCGCAAGCTGGTCGTCCTGTTTTAATAGGAACAACCTCTGTAGAGATTAGTGAGTTACTAGGAAAAATGTTAAGCATAAGAAAAGTACCTCACAACGTATTAAATGCCAAATTACATAAAAAAGAAGCCGATATTGTAGCCGAAGCTGGCCGTCCAGGACAGGTAACTATTGCTACCAATATGGCGGGACGTGGTACCGATATTAAATTAAGTGACGAAGTAAAAGCCGCTGGTGGTTTAGCTATTATTGGTACAGAACGTCACGATTCCAGACGTGTAGATAGACAGTTACGTGGTCGTGCAGGACGTCAAGGAGATCCAGGTAGTTCGCAATTCTATGTGTCTTTAGAAGACAACCTGATGCGCTTATTTGGTAGTGAGCGTATTGCCAAAATGATGGACCGCATGGGGCTTGAGGAAGGTGAAGTTATTCAACATTCTATGATTTCAAAATCTATAGAACGCGCCCAAAAGAAAGTTGAAGAAAATAACTTTGGGGTTCGTAAACGCTTACTGGAGTATGATGATGTGATGAACTCGCAACGTGAAGTGGTTTACAAACGTCGCTATCATGCCTTATATGGAGAGCGTTTACGTGTGGATTTAGCCAATATGATTTACGATACATCTGAAGCTATCGCCGAAACTAATAAAGCTGTTAATGACTTCAAGAATTTAGAGTTTGAATTAATTCGTTATTTCTCAATGAGTTCACCAATTACCGAAGCTGATTTTTCTAAAAAGTCGCCACAAGATATTGCTGGTATTATTTACAAAGCTGCTTTTGAACACTATCGTACTAAAATGACACGCAATGCTGAATTAGCATTCCCGGTAATTAAAAATGTGTATGAAAACCAAAGCGATAAATTTAAGCGTATTGTTGTACCGTTTACCGATGGTGTAAAAACACTACAAGTAGTTACCGATTTAGAGAAAGCTTACGAAACGGAAGGTAAACAACTTATTACCGATTTTGAAAAGAATATTACACTTGCCATTATAGACGATTCTTGGAAAACGCATTTACGTAAAATGGATGAGTTAAAACAATCTGTTCAGTTAGCGGTACATGAGCAAAAAGATCCGCTTTTAATCTATAAGTTTGAAGCTTTTGAATTGTTTAAGAGTATGATTGATCAAGTTAACAAAGATGTGATTTCATTCTTATTTAAAGGCGAGCTACCAACCGAAGACACTAATGCTATTAGTGAAGCCAAACAAACACGTAAAAAAGAGCAATTAGAAACCTCTAAAGAGGAAATTCCTAATATGGATGAACGTGCTGCTCAAAATCGTGCTGCAGGAAATACCCAACAGCAAACAGAACCAGTAGAAACTATCATTCGTGACAAACCAAAAATTGGCAGAAACGATCGTGTAACCATTAAACACGTTATGAGTGGCGAAAATAAAACCCTAAAATACAAGCAAGCCATTCCTTTAATAGAAAAAGGTGATTGGGTTTTAATTGAAGAATAA
- a CDS encoding DUF2795 domain-containing protein → MYWTLELASYLSDAPWPATKDELIDYSIRTGAPLEVVENLQSIEDEGDQYESIQEIWPDYPTDEDYLWNEDEY, encoded by the coding sequence ATGTATTGGACATTAGAATTAGCATCCTACTTAAGTGATGCTCCTTGGCCAGCTACTAAAGATGAGCTGATTGATTATTCTATCAGGACTGGAGCCCCACTTGAAGTAGTAGAAAACCTTCAATCTATAGAAGATGAAGGCGATCAATACGAATCGATCCAGGAAATCTGGCCGGACTATCCAACAGATGAAGATTACCTCTGGAACGAGGACGAATATTAA
- a CDS encoding cob(I)yrinic acid a,c-diamide adenosyltransferase encodes MKVYTKTGDKGTTALFGGTRVPKHHIRIESYGTVDELNSYIGLIRDQDIAPRYKELLTQIQDRLFTLGAILATDPEKATLKNGKERLNIPKISEADITLLETEMDTMNDALPPMTHFVLPGGHQTVSFCHIARCVCRRAERLATALHELEPIDTHVLMYLNRLSDYLFVLARKLTHDLNAEEIKWIPEKS; translated from the coding sequence ATGAAGGTATACACAAAAACAGGCGACAAAGGTACCACAGCATTATTTGGTGGCACACGTGTTCCTAAACATCATATTCGCATAGAAAGTTATGGTACGGTAGATGAACTCAACTCATATATTGGGCTTATTAGAGATCAGGACATTGCCCCAAGATATAAAGAGTTACTTACCCAAATTCAGGATCGTTTATTTACATTGGGCGCTATTTTAGCTACCGATCCCGAAAAAGCCACCTTGAAAAACGGTAAAGAACGTTTAAATATTCCTAAAATTTCTGAGGCTGATATTACTTTATTAGAAACCGAAATGGATACCATGAACGATGCCTTACCTCCTATGACACATTTTGTATTACCTGGAGGACATCAAACGGTGTCATTCTGTCACATTGCTCGTTGTGTTTGTAGACGCGCCGAACGTTTAGCGACGGCATTGCATGAATTGGAACCTATTGACACGCATGTTTTAATGTATTTAAACCGTCTTTCTGACTACCTTTTTGTATTGGCACGAAAGTTGACACATGACTTAAACGCCGAGGAAATTAAGTGGATTCCTGAGAAATCTTAA
- a CDS encoding ABC-F family ATP-binding cassette domain-containing protein, producing the protein MNYLTVENISKSYGERTLFKDISFSLHKEQKVALVAKNGTGKTSILNMLAGRDVPDTGQIIYRNNLQVAFLPQEPELDETLTIEASIFNTNNPTLKIIKQYEHALNHPEDTKAYQKAFDLMDANNAWDFETQYRQILSQLQLNDITQTVSKLSGGQKRRLALALALLKKPDILILDEPTNHLDLEMIEWLESFFAKTPMTLFMVTHDRYFLERVCNEILELDHGQLYSYKGNYSYYLEQRDARIERETIETGKAQQLYKKELDWMRRQPKARTTKSKSRIDDFKSIKQQAKKRRNDHEVQLELNMERLGNKVVEFHNVSLSYGDNVLLNQFNYNFQNGERLGIIGKNGSGKSTFLNLLTQTAQPDSGKIIIGETVKFGYYTQKGIPIKPQQKVIDVIKAFGEYIPLKKGKQISAQQLLERFLFNRKKQYDFVEKLSGGERKRLYLCTVLIQNPNVLILDEPTNDLDIVTLNVLESFLLDFPGCLIVVSHDRYFMDKITDHLFVFKGQGVVEDFPGNYSDYRTYESSQPQTDTSSTSNKEKKNWREDSGSKLSYNEQKELKAIESKLKDLEHDKKTLEAQFHDTSLSQDAITELSKKLQDIMDTIETKETRWLELVEKLEN; encoded by the coding sequence GTGAATTATTTAACCGTTGAAAACATATCTAAGTCTTATGGCGAACGCACCTTGTTTAAAGACATTTCTTTTAGTCTACACAAGGAGCAAAAGGTAGCGTTAGTCGCCAAAAATGGTACTGGAAAAACCTCTATTTTAAACATGCTTGCTGGTAGAGATGTTCCAGATACAGGACAAATTATTTATAGAAATAACTTGCAAGTAGCATTTTTACCTCAGGAACCTGAATTAGATGAAACACTAACCATAGAAGCCAGTATTTTTAATACCAATAATCCAACGCTTAAAATTATCAAGCAATACGAACACGCATTAAACCATCCTGAAGATACCAAAGCATACCAAAAAGCTTTTGATTTAATGGATGCCAACAATGCTTGGGATTTTGAAACACAATACCGCCAAATTTTATCGCAATTACAGCTAAACGATATTACCCAAACGGTTAGTAAACTCTCTGGTGGTCAAAAACGTCGTTTAGCTTTGGCCTTGGCGTTATTAAAAAAACCAGATATTCTTATTTTAGATGAGCCCACCAACCATCTAGATTTAGAGATGATTGAATGGCTAGAAAGTTTTTTCGCTAAAACTCCCATGACCTTGTTTATGGTTACTCACGATCGTTACTTTTTAGAGCGTGTTTGTAACGAGATTCTCGAGTTAGATCATGGACAATTATATAGCTACAAAGGCAACTATAGTTATTATCTTGAACAACGCGATGCTAGAATAGAACGTGAAACCATAGAAACGGGTAAAGCCCAACAATTATACAAAAAGGAACTCGATTGGATGCGCCGGCAACCTAAAGCGCGAACCACCAAATCTAAATCGCGTATAGACGATTTTAAGAGTATAAAACAGCAGGCTAAAAAGCGACGCAACGACCATGAGGTGCAATTAGAACTCAACATGGAGCGTTTAGGAAACAAGGTGGTCGAGTTTCATAATGTCTCGTTATCTTATGGCGACAATGTCCTTTTAAATCAATTTAATTATAACTTTCAAAATGGCGAACGCTTAGGTATTATTGGTAAAAATGGGTCTGGAAAATCAACCTTCTTAAACCTCCTTACACAAACAGCCCAACCCGACTCAGGGAAAATTATTATTGGTGAAACGGTAAAGTTCGGGTATTATACTCAAAAAGGCATTCCTATTAAACCACAACAAAAGGTCATAGACGTTATAAAGGCCTTTGGCGAGTATATTCCCTTAAAAAAAGGGAAACAAATTAGTGCCCAACAGCTCCTTGAGCGCTTTTTATTTAATCGTAAAAAACAATACGATTTTGTAGAAAAACTTAGTGGTGGCGAGCGTAAACGTTTGTATTTATGTACCGTGTTAATTCAAAACCCTAATGTGCTTATTTTAGATGAGCCTACTAACGATTTAGATATTGTAACGCTTAATGTACTAGAAAGCTTCCTGTTAGATTTTCCTGGATGCTTAATTGTGGTATCGCACGATCGTTATTTTATGGATAAAATTACCGACCACTTATTTGTATTTAAAGGCCAAGGTGTGGTTGAAGATTTTCCTGGCAATTATAGTGACTATCGTACTTATGAAAGTAGTCAACCACAAACAGATACTTCTAGCACCTCCAACAAGGAGAAAAAAAATTGGCGAGAAGATAGTGGCAGCAAGCTTTCGTATAACGAACAAAAAGAACTCAAAGCTATAGAAAGTAAGCTAAAAGATCTGGAACACGACAAGAAAACCCTAGAAGCTCAATTTCACGACACTAGCTTATCGCAAGATGCCATAACCGAACTATCAAAAAAGCTACAAGATATCATGGATACTATTGAGACCAAAGAAACGCGTTGGCTAGAACTGGTTGAAAAACTAGAAAACTAA